One window of Scheffersomyces stipitis CBS 6054 chromosome 1, whole genome shotgun sequence genomic DNA carries:
- a CDS encoding predicted protein — protein sequence MNLDSFDGSDLNNAFRITNLVVSGLAVLAGLSQLFSGIHSFLVGVYVIAFGGIIGLLEFRVPAEAYAYGSFLFSFIGRGVFYTLIGVSINGASIFRVFAALIIFVVGLVYIGLEAIPSISPPENMNPEGISIGINDEDIV from the exons ATGAACTTGGATCTGTTTGATGGActggacttgaacaatgCGTTCCGCATTACTAACTTGGTCGTTTCTGGATTAGCT GTGTTGGCAGGATTATCTCAATTGTTCAGTGGAAT ACATTCA TTTCTAGTAGGAGTATACGTTATCGCCTTTGGTGGTATCATTGGATTATTGG AGTTTAGAGTTCCAGCCGAGGCTTACGCTTATGGgtccttcttgttctcGTTTATCGGACGAGGTGTTT TCTACACTTTGATTGGTGTGAGTATAAATGGAGCTAGCATTTTCAGAGTGTTTGCTGCACTCATcatttttgttgttggtttgGTATATATTGGGTTGGAGGCTATTCCTAGCATTTCTCCTCCTGAGAACATGAACCCAGAGGGAATCTCCATTGGTATCAATGACGAAGATATCGTCTGA
- a CDS encoding predicted protein, giving the protein MEEPAAFSIPKSSFTAFRLTYASAAQVSQLSKCIFLGKIPDVYSKDEGPSIYKELEHEKVSTNNIHQFISNSHSFDTGVVNEVGSIGSELTLPQSKRSQKSKDLSISIPHPTDKLEDKENFELAEREYSRFIKRLRHFADASKGRARRKKNDMRNKIYEAVIKNFKAGEILQVEKMLVLTKELDRPTSQFTDEEEGDSRVFERWTEQFAVLRKTDSVIDPLVLQFYHINSVTDDAKNKPEFEVSLLSVDAYFYSDVDRTISILCKQKSEFFAYLMRTHDQISAFRWLYFIKSAQGEEMDSRFRVYLPNFNFRIDIRVPDTILERMLEHSGNLNVKETKYGYSIEYGVLIQYLKTTICNELQRRNYSSLDSWANYWFCFRQYDRLEWIQNNCELTFIQNQLMNRTFAFEFRDLGRAEAVALENGNCIGEPIPVEGFLSRLTNTKGKSKSLLRSFYKVSYFYTCDNIMFYTKYYRASPPTLEYLKKFSASSSYTDICEHCPYPLNEKGHISWLNKEDFESNDKVALSEMGRRAEQVIKSEAMIDLCLIKEIRKVPVTELTNTQKLLMSTLWHSNSALADDVQIIDSAFEIEMINGSIVRLQAQSSFLRDHWMLNLQSLRDYWFLRKQRDLRQTMIVRARNEKALRIPEYVDSNINRELNNLEFQHSVADPRIQSIESIAMSKCILMSGYLYQKSKKHSNFSQYFVILCPAFIVLYSIYKRRKTTGAWKASGLFEHHLTIPLSSCYIYSGAATSIDLLNRQKELDPTNPARQCLPRLYPDGWKSSEEEEVRCFTLWIGRKRKITKHIKDIRKAEYTKDSTLARSNNTQKNPGMAKMIKKLGFTGRSIVFMARSRQEREIWTSRILTEIDRYSKQNK; this is encoded by the exons ATGGAAGAACCAGCAGCATTTTCCATCCCCAAGTCGTCATTCACTGCCTTCAGACTTACGTACGCTTCTGCTGCCCAGGTTTCACAATTGTCGAAATGCATTTTTTTAGGAAAAATACCTGATGTCTATCTGAAAGATGAAGGTCCCAGCATC TACAAAGAATTAGAACACGAAAAAGTTTCCACAAACAATATCCACCAATTTATTTCGAATTCCCATAGTTTTGACACTGGCGTGGTCAACGAAGTTGGTTCCATTGGTTCAGAATTAACCCTTCCACAAAGTAAAAGGAGCCAGAAGTCGAAGGATCTCAGTATTTCTATTCCACATCCAACGGAtaaattggaagacaaagaaaacttCGAGCTTGCAGAAAGAGAGTACAGTAGATTTATCAAGAGATTGCGACACTTTGCAGATGCCTCTAAAGGTAGAGCcaggaggaagaagaacgacATGAGAAACAAGATCTACGAAGCTGTGATTAAGAATTTCAAGGCTGGCGAAATTTTACAGGTAGAAAAGATGTTGGTATTGACAAAAGAGTTAGATCGACCTACTTCTCAGTTCactgacgaagaagaaggcgaTTCAAGGGTCTTTGAAAGATGGACAGAACAATTTGCTGTTCTTAGAAAGACAGATAGCGTAATCGATCCTTTGGTTTTGCAGTTCTACCATATCAATTCAGTCACAGATGATGCAAAGAACAAGCCCGAATTTGAAGTTTCATTGCTAAGTGTAGATGCCTATTTCTATAGCGATGTTGACAGAACGATATCAATACTATGCAAACAGAAGAGTGAATTCTTTGCGTATTTGATGAGAACTCACGACCAGATCTCTGCATTTCGATGGCTATACTTTATCAAGAGTGCCCAGGGCGAAGAAATGGATTCTCGATTTCGGGTCTATCTTccaaacttcaactttcGCATTGATATTCGAGTCCCCGATACCATTTTGGAACGAATGTTAGAACATTCAGGGAACTTGAATGTGAAGGAAACAAAGTATGGGTATTCTATAGAGTATGGGGTTCTCATACAATACTTGAAAACAACCATATGCAACGAGCTTCAGAGAAGGAACTATTCTTCACTTGATTCTTGGGCCAACTATTGGTTCTGTTTCAGGCAATATGATCGATTAGAATGGATCCAGAACAACTGCGAATTAACCTTTATCCAAAACCAGTTAATGAATCGGACGTTCGCTTTCGAGTTCAGGGACTTGGGCAGGGCTGAGGCTGTTGCACTCGAAAATGGTAACTGTATAGGAGAACCGATCCCAGTCGAGGGTTTCTTGTCAAGACTAACAAACACTAAAGGCAAACTGAAGTCTTTGCTTCGGTCTTTTTACAAAGTGCTGTACTTCTATACATGTGACAATATTATGTTTTACACCAAGTATTATAGAGCGAGTCCACCTACCTTAgaatacttgaagaagttttcagCTTCGTCTTCTTACACTGATATTTGCGAGCATTGTCCTTATCCATTGAATGAAAAAGGTCACATATCGTGGTTGAATAAAGAGGATTTCGAAAGTAACGATAAAGTAGCACTTTCAGAAATGGGAAGAAGAGCAGAGCAGGTTATAAAATCTGAAGCAATGATAGATCTATGTTTAATTAAGGAGATCAGGAAAGTCCCTGTAACAGAATTAACAAACACGCAAAAGCTATTGATGAGCACCTTGTGGCACTCCAACTCTGCTCTTGCAGACGACGTGCAGATAATTGACTCTGCTTTTGAAATCGAAATGATTAATGGAAGCATTGTTCGTTTGCAAGCACAAAGTAGCTTTTTAAGAGATCATTGGATGTTGAATCTTCAGTCCCTTCGTGATTACTGGTTTCTCAGAAAACAACGTGACTTGAGACAGACAATGATTGTGAGAGCTCGAAATGAAAAGGCTCTTCGAATTCCCGAATACGTTGATTCCAATATCAATCGGGAACTCAATAATCTTGAGTTTCAACATTCTGTAGCAGACCCCAGAATCCAATCTATTGAGTCAATTGCTATGTCCAAATGTATTTTGATGAGTGGGTACTTGTATCAGAAGAGTAAAAAGCACTCTAATTTCTCACAGTACTTCGTGATCTTGTGCCCTGCGTTCATTGTTCTTTATTCAATttacaagagaagaaaaacaacTGGAGCTTGGAAAGCAAGTGGGTTGTTTGAGCATCATCTAACTATACCACTTTCTAGTTGCTATATTTATTCCGGAGCTGCAACCAGTattgacttgttgaatagGCAGAAGGAGCTTGATCCAACCAATCCAGCTCGACAGTGTTTGCCTCGACTCTACCCAGATGGGTGGAAATCAtcggaagaagaagaagttcgCTGCTTCACTTTATGGATTGGtaggaagaggaagattaCAAAACACATCAAAGATATTCGCAAAGCTGAGTATACAAAAGATTCAACATTAGCTAGAAGTAACAATACTCAAAAGAATCCGGGAATGGCTAAAATGATCAAAAAGTTGGGGTTTACAGGCCGAAGCATTGTATTCATGGCAAGGTCTagacaagaaagagagatCTGGACGTCTAGAATATTAACAGAGATCGATAGATATTCGAAGCAAAATAAATAG
- a CDS encoding predicted protein produces the protein MKPVSPNSRKGGWKKRLTTRKSDRTPRSSTNGNPNSLQSHLSQNFSNTSLSTLLVVTPPDTHRAVALASSSPSSSNKYNSLFLPPVTPTFSGSPKRSWSGPSGWNSADNTDQFDTPCTNPDSYFDGGFKFSSPASSSSKKSKFKGKKLFVDSYQLTSLDPKSPLVETAFPIPPSLSQGSSPITPTKGPKVKPFIFIKSQGTHTNKPSAADTLDRKCHICDEYLKSTLTNEKFVTLKCGDIIHGECFEVTVDYEIESAFSNQIVATSCSLSEIMEVVLPSCRGLKCITASNPSNLVPLDENLLEERVNSAVVAFNRKNVGRRSSNIVALNSTLSSPIPARTSRMTLRSTSLNPLKEDIEFRTPQYNIPRDTMSFFRASNGYSYETFSLLSMSPSPSPSNSTAHNSTIKMRLYSNLAIDTLKNHFIKYILENSRGFRLTSLLMFGSLRLADHLLVSYEGPEKSCFIKKIVYLFENYLAIWDLHSEPLLYSLTGSKVHITQPAIVRISGFDKGSPTSNVWFTSESNSVIEKWVIATSDLQFNFPVDFLTSTIILPTFSAPARVSTVDSVLSNNFAADTQKTFSQPISLPTKMTRSLSESLMNSNTVAKSSEESIFTNMEIVNEEACNDTESDSDSDDEAIRGIIGKDKSHNTINGTPDSEQEDQYTSETDEDSDAELIYSIQMKTKPTCLDTWNDLLTQIDRALSFSHTE, from the coding sequence ATGAAGCCCGTCTCCCCAAACTCCCGCAAAGGTGGCTGGAAAAAGAGATTAACTACTCGAAAATCAGATAGGACCCCCCGCTCGTCCACCAATGGCAACCCCAACCTGCTTCAGTCCCACCTTCTGCAGAATTTTTCGAATACTTCACTATCCACCCTCCTTGTAGTTACTCCCCCAGATACTCACAGAGCTGTTGCCCTAgcgtcttcttctccatccTCGTCTAATAAATACAAttcactttttcttcctccAGTTACTCCTACCTTTCTGGGTCTGCCAAAAAGGTCTTGGTCTGGGCCGTCTGGATGGAACTCAGCTGACAATACTGATCAATTCGATACTCCTTGCACCAATCCAGACTCTTATTTTGATGGAGGCTTCAAATTTCTGTCCCCggcttcatcttcttcgaaAAAGTCAAAGTTCAAAGGTAAAAAGCTATTCGTCGATTCCTACCAACTCACCAGCCTTGACCCAAAAAGTCCTCTAGTGGAAACAGCTTTTCCCATTCCTCCCCTGCTTCTGCAAGGCAGTAGTCCCATAACTCCCACAAAAGGTCCCAAGGTCAAACctttcatcttcattaaGAGTCAGGGCACTCACACTAATAAACCTTCTGCAGCTGACACCCTTGATAGGAAATGCCATATCTGTGATGAGTACTTGAAGTCGACTTTGACTAACGAGAAGTTTGTAACCTTGAAATGTGGGGATATCATCCATGGAGAGTGTTTCGAAGTCACTGTAGATTACGAGATCGAATCCGCTTTTTCCAATCAAATCGTCGCTACCAGTTGCTCCTTGTCAGAAATCATGGAAGTTGTACTCCCCTCTTGTCGAGGTTTGAAGTGCATTACTGCATCAAACCCGTCAAATTTGGTCCCATTGGATGAGAATCTCTTAGAAGAAAGGGTTAACAGTGCAGTCGTCGCTTTCAATAGGAAGAATGTaggcagaagaagcagcaaTATAGTTGCACTAAATTCTACATTGTCTAGCCCTATTCCAGccagaacttcaagaatgacTTTAAGGTCAACATCATTGAATCCGTTGAAGGAAGATATAGAATTCAGGACCCCACAGTACAACATCCCCAGAGATACTATGTCATTCTTTAGAGCTTCAAACGGGTATTCCTACGAGACCTTCTCACTTCTCTCGATGTCACCCTCACCTTCTCCTAGCAACTCCACAGCTCATAATTCTACTATTAAAATGAGATTGTATTCTAATTTAGCCATAGATACACTCAAGAATCACTTTATAAAGTATATCTTGGAAAACTCTCGAGGGTTCAGATTGACCAGTTTGTTGATGTTTGGTTCGTTGAGATTGGCTGaccatcttcttgtaaGCTACGAGGGCCCCGAGAAAAGCTGTTTCATAAAAAAGATAGTCTATCTTTTTGAAAACTACCTCGCCATATGGGATCTTCATTCAGAGCCACTCTTATACTCCTTGACAGGAAGTAAGGTCCACATTACTCAACCTGCCATAGTTCGCATTTCAGGTTTTGATAAAGGATCCCCTACTTCCAATGTGTGGTTTACATCAGAACTGAATTCCGTGATTGAGAAATGGGTTATCGCTACTTCAGATCTCCAATTTAATTTCCCCGttgacttcttgacttcGACGATTATTCTTCCAACGTTTTCAGCGCCAGCTAGAGTGAGCACAGTTGACTCTGTTCTACTGAATAATTTCGCAGCCGATACACAAAAGAcattttcgcagccaattTCGTTACCAACCAAAATGACCCGTCTGCTTTCAGAAAGCTTGATGAATAGTAATACAGTGGCTAAATCTCTGGAAGAGTCCATCTTCACAAATATGGAGATAGTCAATGAAGAAGCTTGTAATGACACCGAATCAGATAGCGATTCAGACGACGAAGCCATTAGAGGAATTATAGGAAAAGATAAGCTGCATAACACTATTAACGGCACTCCTGACAGCgaacaagaagaccaaTACACTTCTGaaactgatgaagattcagatGCTGAGCTCATATACTCCATACAAATGAAAACAAAGCCCACATGTCTTGATACCTGGAATGATCTTTTAACTCAGATTGATCGTGCATTATCATTTTCTCATACTGAGTAA
- the PDA1 gene encoding alpha subunit of pyruvate dehydrogenase (alpha subunit of pyruvate dehydrogenase (E1 alpha) [KO:K00160]), which produces MLRTAAVRPLKGGVVIARRAMASSSDLVSIELPESSFEGYNLEIPELTFETEKETLLKMYKDMIIIRRMEMASDALYKAKKIRGFCHLSVGQEAIAVGIENAITPEDTVITSYRCHGFAFMRGASVKEVLGELMGKRSGVSYGKGGSMHMFAPGFYGGNGIVGAQVPLGAGLAFSHKYRGQKAAAFTLYGDGASNQGQVFEAYNMAKLWNLPCIFACENNKYGMGTAAARSSAITEYYKRGQYIPGLKINGMDVLATYQASKFAKDWAAQGNGPLVLEYETYRYGGHSMSDPGTTYRTREEVQHMRSRNDPIAGLKATLLDKGIATEEEIKSYDKAARKYVDEQVAAAEADAPPEAKMDILFEDVYVPGSEIPVLRGRISDDSWDFKNKTFLNKVY; this is translated from the coding sequence ATGTTACgtactgctgctgttcGTCCTCTTAAGGGCGGTGTTGTCATCGCCAGAAGAGCCATGGCCTCGTCCAGCGACTTGGTCAGCATCGAATTGCCTGAATCGTCGTTTGAAGGCTACAACTTGGAGATCCCCGAGTTGACTTTCGAAACCGAAAAGGAAaccttgttgaagatgtaCAAGGATATGATCATCATCagaagaatggaaatggCTTCAGACGCCTTGTACAAggccaagaagatcagaGGGTTCTGCCACTTGTCTGTTGGTCAAGAAGCCATTGCCGTTGGAATTGAGAACGCCATTACTCCTGAAGATACTGTCATCACCTCTTACAGATGTCACGGTTTTGCTTTCATGAGAGGTGCTTCTGTCAAGGAAGTTCTCGGAGAATTGATGGGTAAGAGATCTGGTGTTTCTTATGGTAAAGGTGGTTCTATGCACATGTTTGCCCCAGGCTTTTACGGAGGAAACGGTATCGTTGGAGCTCAAGTTCCATTGGGTGCTGGTTTAGCTTTCTCCCACAAGTACAGGGGACAGAAGGCTGCTGCCTTCACTTTGTACGGTGACGGTGCCTCCAACCAGGGACAAGTTTTCGAAGCCTACAACATGGCCAAGTTGTGGAACTTGCCTTGTATCTTTGCCTGTGAAAACAACAAGTACGGTATGGgtactgctgctgccagATCCTCTGCTATTACTGAGTACTACAAGAGAGGTCAATACATTCCTGGTTTGAAGATCAACGGTATGGACGTTTTGGCTACCTACCAGGCTTCCAAGTTTGCCAAGGACTGGGCTGCTCAAGGCAACGGACCATTGGTTTTGGAATACGAAACCTACAGATACGGTGGTCACTCCATGTCTGACCCAGGTACCACCTAcagaacaagagaagaagtgcAACACATGAGATCCAGAAACGATCCTATTGCCGGCTTAAAGGCTACTTTGTTGGACAAGGGCATTGctaccgaagaagaaatcaagtcCTATGACAAGGCTGCCAGAAAGTACGTCGACGAACAAGtcgctgctgctgaagctgaCGCTCCTCCTGAAGCCAAGATGGACATCTTATTCGAAGATGTATATGTCCCAGGATCTGAAATCCCAGTGTTGAGAGGCAGAATCTCGGACGACTCGTGggacttcaagaacaaaactttcttgaacaaggtCTACtag